The Metamycoplasma gateae genome window below encodes:
- a CDS encoding ribonuclease J — MNKINFFALGGLDENGKNSYVLEINEKLYVINSGTKVPINSHNGIDTLICNYDYLEKRSKDIEGLFITDVKNETFSAVPWLLMKIPNLKIYTSAFNRIVLLDRISKYNIDNKNYEVKTISMPLKINDVVITPFDVAGGLPGQIGLNFEYSEGNIIFMTNFVDGDLGPYGKTDVNQINSIINNGKKLQLLILDSGHSNYPGRSIDKLWISKKIEYKFKDTPNNKRIIIGLYDEDMITAHEILVLAKRYNRPVVTYGRNYSQFINLVSKINPGLQLPEFIDYRLANETTNAVILVTGAIERLYLRFIRIASNNDVYLKLRPDDAVIVIAPPVNGLEVNYALTLDEIARQTPNLIELSSDQYYACNPAKEDIYNIIKVFKPKYFIPIQGLYRYLVVAAHIARAAGMNFNNCIVLQNGKVAEFVNNELVSQKHGIKNVGDTIIDGFGIGDISQEVINERENLARDGVIALSTLIDFKTKKPMGQLHISSYGIITKDNKDKITEIVNDLFSKEFSNKETSEIDLKQIQEKLRKSIKRKIYKVLNKEPMIVITLYEI, encoded by the coding sequence ATGAATAAAATTAATTTTTTTGCTTTAGGCGGTCTCGATGAAAATGGTAAAAATTCATACGTTTTAGAAATAAACGAAAAATTATATGTAATAAACTCAGGCACAAAAGTTCCAATTAATTCCCACAACGGTATTGATACGTTAATTTGCAATTATGACTACCTAGAAAAAAGATCAAAGGATATTGAAGGTCTTTTTATAACTGACGTTAAAAACGAAACATTCTCTGCAGTTCCTTGATTATTGATGAAAATTCCTAATCTAAAAATTTATACAAGTGCATTCAATAGAATTGTTTTATTAGATAGAATTTCAAAATATAACATTGATAACAAAAACTATGAAGTTAAAACAATTAGCATGCCGCTAAAAATAAATGATGTTGTTATCACTCCTTTTGATGTTGCTGGAGGATTACCGGGGCAGATTGGATTAAACTTCGAATATTCAGAAGGGAATATAATTTTTATGACCAACTTTGTTGACGGAGATTTAGGTCCTTATGGCAAAACCGATGTTAATCAAATTAATTCAATTATTAATAATGGTAAGAAATTACAGCTTTTAATTTTAGACTCAGGCCATTCTAATTATCCAGGCAGAAGTATTGATAAACTATGAATTTCAAAGAAAATAGAATATAAGTTTAAGGATACTCCAAATAATAAAAGAATTATTATTGGTCTTTACGATGAGGATATGATTACTGCTCATGAAATATTGGTTCTTGCAAAAAGATATAATCGTCCCGTTGTAACATACGGAAGAAATTATTCGCAATTTATTAATTTAGTATCAAAAATTAATCCAGGGCTACAATTACCTGAATTTATAGACTATAGATTAGCAAATGAAACTACAAATGCTGTTATATTGGTAACAGGAGCGATTGAAAGACTATATTTAAGATTTATTAGAATTGCTTCAAATAATGATGTTTATTTAAAATTAAGACCAGATGATGCGGTTATTGTAATTGCACCTCCAGTCAATGGTTTGGAAGTGAATTATGCATTAACATTGGATGAAATTGCACGTCAAACACCTAATTTAATTGAATTAAGTTCTGATCAATATTATGCATGTAATCCTGCAAAGGAAGATATTTACAATATAATTAAGGTTTTCAAACCAAAATATTTCATCCCAATACAAGGTTTATATAGATATCTAGTAGTTGCTGCTCATATAGCAAGAGCTGCTGGTATGAATTTTAATAATTGTATAGTTTTACAAAATGGTAAGGTAGCTGAATTTGTAAATAATGAACTTGTTTCTCAAAAACACGGCATTAAAAATGTCGGTGATACAATAATTGATGGTTTTGGAATTGGCGATATTTCTCAGGAAGTAATTAATGAAAGAGAAAATTTAGCAAGAGATGGTGTTATAGCTTTAAGTACCTTAATAGATTTTAAAACTAAAAAGCCAATGGGTCAATTGCACATATCATCATATGGAATAATTACAAAAGATAATAAAGATAAAATTACTGAAATTGTTAATGATTTATTTTCAAAAGAGTTTTCAAATAAAGAAACAAGTGAAATAGATTTAAAACAAATTCAAGAAAAATTAAGAAAAAGTATAAAAAGAAAGATCTACAAAGTATTAAACAAAGAGCCAATGATTGTAATAACTTTATATGAAATTTAA